atcttttggcTGAGACTtgtgtttggatgcttgtggTTGCAGTGTCTGCAGATATGGCTCATGGAGTGCACCCCAACTTTGCAGACAAGCATGAAGAGAATCACCGTCCTCAACTACACAAGGGTCTTGTTATCAAGCATAACGCAAACCAACGATATGCAACCAGTGGGAtcacttcttttcttttcaaagaAGTTGCAAAGCTCCATGATCTTCCTATTCAGGTTAGATGTTCGTGAAAGACCCAAGAGTAAACAACATGAAGTAAAAAAGATTCTTAGAatctatatatcatatacatctTCTAGATGCTCTTCACTAGATTTGTGGTATTCGTGCAGGACTTTGTGGTGAGAAACGATATGGGATGTGGATCAACAATAGGACCTATATTGGCTTCAGGAGTCGGGATTCGAACCGTTGATTGTGGCATAGCTCAGCTTTCTATGCATAGGTATATTAATGACTCACAGTTCTTTGatcatattttactaaccaaactACCTTAAAGACTGAGCTTCTTAGGGCGGTACTTGTGAAACAGTGTGAGAGAGATTTGTGGAACAGATGATATAGACATAGCGTACAGACATTTCAAGGCGTTTTATCGATCTTTCTCAAGCGTAGATAGGAAGCTCACGGTGGATGAttagctgctgctgctgctgcaggAGTTGTTTTCGGTCTAATGGTGTTTACTGGCGGTTTAGTGGTTTTCTTTGTTAAACCAAATTGGaaaatatattcttttgtttttggtgAAGGTTCTGATTTGTAATACGTGATTATGTTGTATTTTTTGCATTAAACAAAgttcatgcatttgtttttttttttgtttttcttttgtaaacaaAGTTCATGCATTTGTTACCATAATTGATCTCATAtgattgattaactaataagagtttttttttttgaattttggttttCTATCTCTCATAGTCATAaggatatttatttatttatcaattttgTATCTGGCAATGTGTATGCTTTCTCTTGTAATACTCATTGAttcaaaaatcaatttttggttAATAAGAAATTAGTAGGTTTCATGTGAGATAAAAGATGCTCCATACTcggcagaagaaaaaaaagtaaaatgagtttttattattaaccaagataaaaccaaaattaaaccGGTTTGAGTTCGGTCAACATCCAAAGATTGGAAAATTGACAGAAGTCAAACCAGATCCTACCAAAACTACTTGAAATAATCCAATCCATACGTTAACGTGTTATCTTTTCTTTGGCTCAACTTCAACTTATTCATTCACCAAACTTGGCACAAGAGATGTGACACACAATGTTTCTACCACTGTGTTACCTTGAATGACTTTCAAAATTCATTGGAAAACAAACCATTGAAAAAATCAGAGAAGTGGAGATTCTCATGTTCCATGTTCAACAAAATTCAAGAAACTTGTTTAGTGTAAGGTTAATTATGTCTAATTTATACTATTTGTTTCACTCAtatcaaattaaaaacatatgcatacttaaaaaaatttaaagtaagaATATCAAATGTGACAAATTATGGTACTACATAGGAGAATGTTTAATTTTCCATAAGTGAGGCGATCATGGAGGCAACATCCACCTCAGAGTTCATGGATAGATCTTCAGTACTCTCCACGAAATCAAAGATTTGGTCAATATCAAACTCTTGATAGCACCCATATAAGTTTCCTGGTAAAGCATTGGTGCTGTCAGAAACCGCTACCATCTGATTATCCTCACTAGAATTACTTGGAATCATCACCATTGCTCCATCTTCAGAGCCAGAACCAGCGCATGAATATCCATTCGTTGAGGCAACATTCATCTCCAAATTTGTAGCTATAAAACCGTCAGAGTTCATCTCAAAGTCAAAGAAGTCATCATCAAGATTAAGCGCTTGATCAAACCCATCCAAGTTTTCAAGTAAaccgttgttgttgttgttgctgtcaGAACTCGTTGCGATCTCACTGTTGTTGACAAACCCCTCCACATTCTCTGGTGAAACGTCTTGAATGCAAAGACTTGCCAAATAAGACTCGAAACCTAGGGCTTGGTCTCCATCAAGCTCCTGATGAGTTCCTTGTATAACatccttgttgttgttgttgttcttgtcaGAAACTGCTACTTTCTGATCCTCTTCTTTAAAGATCTTGACAAGCCCTTGGAGATTCTCAGGTTGATCCTCATGAATGTAGCTACTACTTGCACCAGCGGACTGAAAATTTAGGGTTTGGCTTTGATCAAAAACaacttccttcttcttcttctttgcatccTCACGATTTGCCAAGGCCTTCGAACGTAACCCTTTGAGATTCTGCATCATCCTCGAAATAGAGTCCACCGCTTCACTCAACTCCTTGGGATCCTCCGACTCGGCAAGACGCTTGTCTTCCCACCAAAACTCTGACCCTAGATGATCTTCCCGAGGATACTGGTCCTTGAGGAAAGCAGAGACGACGTTATCAACCGAAGAGTGACCAAAAGAGTAGAATGACACGTTGGATTTGGAGCAAGGTGGAGTTGCTAAGATAGCAACTTGAGCACCGGAGAGAACACAAAGCTGGGCGGTTTTGCTGAAAAGACCTTTACGGCGCTTGGAGAAAGCAACCGATTTAGATTCTTTCCTCTCTATTTTCTTATCAGTCGGTATCTTCCTCTTCAAGCCTCCCATTGTTCGATTTCACAAACACACAGAGAAGAACGAGAgacaatgaattttttttgttatgcgTTTTGGTAATGAACAGTACATCAGTATATATAGGCAAGGCTTCAAAGAACTCTCGTTCCTTTCCTTTTTTGTTAATCATTTGCTAATCTGTAATTAGAACGTTAATTACCTAAACTTTCCTTTTTTGGAGCTAATTACTCATAATCACCTGAAACCATGACCGGTTCACTCAagctatatttttttggtttagttatAACGTACGTAGTAGTATTTGTTCTAGGTTTATATTGGTTTCAGCTTCTTCGGTTtacttaattattaaaaaaggaaattactTAACAATAAAAAAGGGAAGTTTAGACAGACTTGGTTCGCAAGTCATTGACTTGTCTTAAACCCTGGCTTTGACCATAGCTCTCAAGGGATTCTTCATCACCACCGCGAACACTAACTTCCCGGCGAAATCAACTCCACTCTCCGGCGGGTTTATGCTCCACTCAAACTCTTGAACCATCCTCGCCACCATTAGCTCCACGTGTACGATCGCCATCCCAAGCCCCGGGCATATCCGACGGCCGATTCCGAACGGCATCATCTTCACTCCAGCTACTCCGGTTAAGTCAGCGTCTTCTCCACCTGTTATAAACCGGTCCGGATCGAATTTATCCGGTTTAGACCAGATGTTCGGGTCTTCACTCATACCGGGAAGATAAAACTCCACGTTGGCTCCCACGGGAATATCGTAACCGGAGAGAGTCGTCGGCTCCGTAACGCCGTGAGTTAACGTGAAATACGTAGGCGGATGTCTCCTGAGAATCTCCTTGACGAAAGCTTTTAAAAAGACCATTTTATCCAGGTCCTTCTCGTCGACCGTTCGATCTCCCACCGTTGATTTAATCTCATCGTAGAGACGAGATTGAATCTTCGGATTCGTGATCAGCTGCGCGATCCCCCACTCGATCGCCGTCCCAGTCGTATCCGTTCCCGCGTTGAGAAACTCTGAGCATAGAGTCACGAGATCCTCGTCAGACGGCGTCGTTTCCCTACCATCGATTTTGAGATTGAATAGCGTATCGAGATACGCGAAAGACGACGCCGTTTTATCCGAGCCGGGGTTCTGAATCGCCGATCGCCGCTTCTCGATGAAGCCAACGACGAACTCCACCAGCTTCCGGCGAAGCTCGAGAGCGAGTTTCCTCTCCTTGGAGTAAAACGGCGTTAGCACCGGGAGGTAGTCGTGGATCCGCGGATCGACGGCGATTAAGATCTCCGTCATCATCCGATCCATCTTCTCGATCGACTCTTCATCCATTTCGATTCCGAAACACATATCTAGCAAGATGCAGAAAGCAGCGAATCTAGCGTTTCTCAGCACCCAGACGATCCCCTCGTGATCCCCAGCCTCCGATCTGATCCTCTCCACGAGCTTATCGACGGCGGATTTTCTGACGGAGGCGAATCCTTTCAACCGATTCGAGCTCAGGATGTTCTGAACCATGTTACGCCTCAGGGATCGCCACACGGGACCGTACATGGCGGAGTGGACGGTGATGTCGCTCGAGCTGAAGATTTTCCGGGTCGGGGTTTCGACGGGCCGGGTTGCGAATTGGGCCCCGCGCTCGATCAAGGCCTCGTGCGCGAGATTCGCGTCGGAGATGATGATCATCGTTCGGATCCCCATGCGTAGCGTGAGAATCGGGCCGTAGGTTTTTTTCATCTCGTCGACGTATTCGAAGAACTGCTTACCGGAGCGCGCGAACTGAAAGAGATTACCGACTACCGGCCAACCCGGTGGGCCTGGTGGGAGGTTCACGCGCTTCGACGTGTGAATTATTCGCGTGAGTGTGTAAACAAAAACGGTTACGAGAAGAGTGAAGAGGAAGAGGTCTAACATTTTGGCGCGCTTTTTCCTTGAGCTGAGCTTAGAGCTATGGAGGATTTGAATCAGTGATCAAGAACTGTTTGGATCAGTCAACAAGTTGTATATTTGCGTATTAATAGAAAACTTAGTATAACGCATGTGAATATATGTAtctttaatttctaaaaatatgtcaaaatatctgaattttttgtttttagaaaGCATAGTATAACGTATGTGAAATTGTGAAAATGTGTATCttcaatttctaaaaatatgtttttttgtaacatgCTCTCCATTTTTCATTTGGTATGAAGTTTAAGTTTCTTGTTTGGGATTGATTACCATTTTATACAAATACAATGATATATCCTTAAGAAATTTCACAACTTAGTATAAACccaacttatttatttatacataataCCTCTGGGCCTGTGATATTTCCACTAGTTAGGCTTTTAATTTGTCCAATTGAATATTGATCCACATTCTTGTCTTTCTTCTCTTTAGGCTTTCTGTTTTACACTGGGAGACCATCACATGTAGCTAGATTTTAAATGCATTGAACATTTTGCAAAGTAGGGCTTTtacaataatacataaaaagTATCTATTTCAAGTGATCAAATCAATGAGACAGTAAAAAAGTTTCTAGAGTTTAGGAGATAGAGAGGAGGGAATGTGAGTGATGTTGCGAAATTCCAAACAAGAAGAAAGCGCAGTGATGAGTTTCTTCACATCTTCTGTGGTATGTGTTGCACTTAATGTTACCCTTAACctgaacaaagaaagaaaaagagcttCATCGAGATTCATAGGAGAAGTGTGaagtttctttgtttgtttaccTGCAAGAATTGGGTGGCACTGTGGGTGGTCTGATTGCCATCACATGGAAGCCTGATTTTAATAGATACCTGCAACAATGTTGAGGAAGTCAAATCATCTATAAAACTGTGTGTGTGCATGtgcgaggaagaagaagagaaagagtgTGAACCGGCTCCCTTGAAGGGCTTTCGCTTGATTGCCTACAACAAGTGAGATAATGGGGCTTGAGATTTGAACTCCAGATAATGCCTCAAACTCTTTCACCCTCTCCCATATTGCCTTTCTTCTCCATCCCTCCTTCCTCGCCACTACAACCGCTGCATAAGCAGCTGCAGCCATAGGGACAGGTATCGCTGTTGAGAATATGAATGAACGTCCTCTAGATTGGATCAGTTGCTTCCACTTCTTGctgtttccaaaaaaataaaattaagctGTTACAGACTACTACCAGTCTAGTTTATCATAAGCTTTCCTGAACCTTAGAGAACTCAACCACTAAAACAAACTCTCTTGGTTTACGAATTATAGATCATATGGGTATGTGTACCTGCAAGCTATGAATCCACCATGACACCCTGCTGCCTTACTCAAAGTGCCCACACATAGATCTACATCGGCTTCACAGTTAAACTGCTCGGCTACGCCACCACCATTTTCTCCACAAACAAATGTTCCATGGGCCTGATTGATCGACTCAGTGTTATGTCTTCAGGACAAAGTAGTTGACACCAACAGCTAAAATTTGTAACGTGAATTTTCACTCAACTTACATCATCAATGGCTAGTAAGAAGCCATGCTTCTTTCGGAGCTGAGAGAGTTCTTCCATAGGTGCAAAGTCACCGTCCATACTAAAtaagctgtaaaataaataaaaataaaaaaacaaaatgagaaCAAACCATTAGAACTTCCTTTCATATGTCCACATTCTCAAACTACCAAAGTCGTTGATAAGTTTAGAATTTGCAGATAGCACTACAAAACTATGTTCAGACCGGAACATTTAAGTACTACAACTTATAACTAGTATAATAGAACAAAGGGTAGCAGTAAGTAAGTAAAAAATGTGACTAACCTATCAGTCACTACGACCTTCCTCTTCATTTTGCAACTTGATCTGTCCCAAAAAATTATAGATGACATAAGTGAAACTAGATATCAGGAGAGGAGAAGATATGGACAGGGAAGGGCTTACAGTAACGAATTAAGGTGATACATATCACAGTGTCGATAAACAAAAACTTCAACATTTCCTTGTCGTTCAGCAAGACGGATACCATCAATAATCGATGCATGATTCAGCGCATCAGAAAAGACGGCCACTTTTTCATTCTCCAGAGGTTTCCCACTTTCAGCCAAAAGAGAAGCAACACTTCCAATTGCAACCATCGCAGCCATATTGGCAGCAAACCCAGTAGGACAAACAAGACAATCctaaaaagataaaagaaaaaatcaatcaGCTTTCATCTAGATATACATCAATATCATGGGGActcatgttttgtttttacCTCCTTTTTCTTCAGTTCCGCCAAACTAGACTCAAGCAAGCGATGATAATTGGTATAGCCACAAATTAACGCAGAACCCTTAGGTCCCATACCATATTCTTGGACTGCCTGCGTTGAAGACAAAACCATAAGACAGTGGAAGAAACATATGTTCGTTGGCATGATAAACGTTTTGAAAACATACGCTTGCAGCAGCATTTGCTATGGTAGGATGTGAGCTCAAACCCAAATAATCATTCCCAGAGAATAAAAGAAGCTTCTTGAACCGCTCTTTTCCACCCTCGCCTAACGCATCTCCACTAAAACCCTCTTCTCCTGCCAATGTGAAACtctcaacttaaaaaaaaatcgttacTTTGGAAACTCCGAAACTGAAAATGAAACGTACCGTTGCTGGGTTCATCGTGAAGCCATTTCTGAAATGTGGGTATGGAGACAGAAACCTCAACTGAAGTCCGATCCCATTGACGCATACCGTCGAACACCTCGTACTCGTCTCCTTCATCACCTCTGCTTCTCGCCATTTCTTCATCTTTTTGACTAGATATACAAATGGGTCTCAGAGATCGAAGGACTTGTCTCGATTCAAGCACATTCACTGCTTCTTCCACACATTTATCCCACGAATTATCCGCCATTCGTGGAGAATTAAGTGTAAGGAGAATGCGTTTTAGTTCTTATACATGTTTGCAGAGAAGATGAGTAATGAGAAAAAACAGATTTGGTCACGTGAAAGTCACATGATTGGTTTGTTCTGGTTCTTCTACATGTTTGCAATTGCATTAGTGAAAAATCAGATTTAGTCACGTTCAAATCACATGATTGGTTTATTCTGGTTTGGTTCAATCCGGTTTACTCGAATCAGCTAAAACCTTCGAGAGATTGGAGATGGTGAAATCAAAAACTAGCAATGGCGCTTGATGTGAGAATCTTCGAAACCATCTCTCCTTCTCGCTTCATCTCCTTCACCATCCCCAACCCTAACTCTCCGTCGCATCTCCTCCGAGTCGCCGTCCTCGACTCGCCGATTCAATCCAGCGACTCATCTCCCCGGGTCGCCGCCATGCTCGTCCCCAAGCACCGAGAAACCGACTGGATCTTCTCCACCGAGTCAGGCCATCTCCAGCTCCTCCTCAACCTCCCCGAAATCTCTCGTCTGATACTAATCGGCGACGATCCCGAAGATCTCTCTAATTCCTCCGCCGCCGACGAAGACGAGAGACTCCAGCAGAGAGTGAAGCCTCTCGTCGCAGCTCTCTCACCCAAAACTTTAGTCAAAGAAGAAGTGCCGTTTCTGATTTACGAGGATGACGTTGTCACCAGAGTAGAGCTGGAGAGAACCATCGGGCCTTACGTAGGCGAAATGTTAATCGAAGACGTAGAGATTGAGATCGATGAGGTTACGAGAGAGTTCAGGAGGAGGTTGAGGTTTAAGAGAACGCCTAACTTAATCCAATCCGATATCAAGATGGTCCGTACAAGAGGAGAGGAGTTCGAGCCTCAGCTCACGGAGCTTGTGCATCCTTACTTGCCCCCGATGGTGGCGAGCCTCTCCTTGATTGGTTGTGATCTCAAACGTAGACCGAAGGCGTTGTGTATTGGCGTTGGAGGCGGAGGGTTGGTTAGtttcttgaagttgaagttAGGGTTTGAGGTTACGGGGGTGGAGATAGATCCTGAAGTGGTGAGGATCGCGAGGTGTTACTTTGGGTTGGAAGAGAGGTTTGCGAGTGTTCACGTTGGAGATGGTGTTGAGTTCTTGAAGAGGCTTGATGATGATGGTAGCAAGTTTGATGTGTTGATGGTTGATCTTGACTCTAGTGATCCGGTACACGGCGTGAGTGCTCCTCCGGTGGAGTTTGTGGGGAGAGATGTTCTGGTAgctgcaagggcggttcttgtTCCGTGTGGGGTTTTGGTTATCAATGTCATTCCTCTGAGCAAGAGGTTCTATGAAGAACTCAAGGATGTGTTTAGACGGGTGTTTGCTGGGTTGTATGAGATTGATGTTGGGAATGGTGAGAACAAAGTTCTCATTGCAACTGTTTCAGTTagagatggcttgaatggtTTTACTATGGAGAATCTATCACCAGTTGTCTTGAAGTATGTTGATGCTATACAGAGGATTTGAGATGTTAAAACAGAAATTTTCGTTGCAATAAAGTTGAGTTCTCGATCCGATGTGTCGGAAGTAGAATAAACCAGATAccatataaaaacaaaagcttATCGAAAATGTGTGTTCGTTCTTCCACAGCTTTGAGGTTACTAGTCTTCACTAAACTTGATCTTCTTAGGTAATGGCTGTGTATTTCCAACCTGTAAGCAGTAACAAAAGATCATGAGGTTCAGCTTCTGTGTTCCGACTTATATATAATGTAGAAGACTGTGAAATCGAATACTTACAAGCTCGGGGCATTGATATTCTATTCCAGCAGCTTCGattctctttctcctcttctgatCACGTTTCACAACCTTGTTCAACATTTTCCTATGCTCTTCCAATGTCCTTTCCTAAATACGTAAGAGAAATCAAAGTTAAAAGTCAAATGAGAAATGGTAAATTGAGAACAAGAAAagtgaataaaatataatacctTGTTATGTTGTTTACGCTCGATCTGAACCCAATCAACTGGTTTGTACTGGCACTTGAACCCTTTCCACCTAATACAACAATTCCGGACATAAAAGCATTATGATCAATACAATTCTTCACATGTTATCTTTGTGTAAACCATAGACATTGACCTTCTAAGCTTGCATCGTCAAGCACACAAGATATCATTCGAAAGAGAGCTATTCCACTCAGAAGCACATAGGCAGCCAAGCAAAATAACATTACACAACTGAATATGCCACAACTAActattcataaagaaaacagaTTCAAGAAGTCACTCACAGATTTGGTTTAACATCCTCAGGCGGAATAACACGGACTTGAAGCATGTGCTCGAGCAGCAGATAGTCATTCATCGCACCCGCTGCAATCTCCGCCACCTACATATAACAACCAAAATGAAAAGAGTCTTAAGAATTGAATCAGGAACATATACACAAAGGGTTTCACCATTTTTTAAAGGTTCAAAAGTATATACCTCGGGGTCCTCAAACTGAATGAATCCAAAATGTTTTGATTTCCCAGTCTAAtaagaaacaaagaagaaaagtaatgagaaaacaaatatagcaaagaaaacaaataaagtaTAAATAACCTTTTTGTTTCGTGCGACTCTAACTCTCTTGACTGTTCCAAACTGAGTGAAGAAAGCTATGAACAACAAAGATACAAACAGTTTGAGCAGTGTGTGTGATCAAACACAATCAATCAATTTTAGCTTGTAATCAAGTTTTAAAAAAGAGTAACCTTCGATCTCAGTCTCGTAGAACCCGTGAGGGAGACGACCGATGTATAGCACTGTGGCTTTGTTCTCGATGGTTTTGGTCGCTGGAGCTTTTCGAGCTGGACCGCCTTCTAGTGGCTATTATTAAGAGAGACGAATAGAGAGATTCAAGTAATGGAATCGAAACGAATTTGAAGGTAAGGTGAAGGcgttgaagaaaaaaattaccaGAAAATCAGCTGATGGTTTGGTGTTTTGGGGAGCAGCTAGctgagaagaggaagaagcagcAGCGGAAGCGGTGatcttcttcatgttcttcttcaGAGCTTTCTTCGCCTTGGCACCCATTGTTGCTGTCGTCGGCGGCgaaagaggaagagagagagagagagagtcgagattcaaaattagggtttagctGAAACTTTATAAATATCTGCGACTTGTAttcttctcttgtttttttttgtttacgttCGTTTTAAGGTAACGTAGTTTCTGAAAACGCTTTCTTCCAGCGTTTCGACAAACGTTTGGCTTGACGAAAGTTAGTTAAATGGGCCAATAGATAAATAATGTGAAAATATCATTGCTAACTCTGTGGATCTAAATAAGCTACAAATTGACCCAATAAGAAAGTATACAGTCTGGCCCAATACTGTGTATATTCAATACTCCAACTAACACTTTCTACCGTCTCTCTTTTCACTACAGCGTTAATAAACTCTTTAGTAAGTTActtattactttttttattcTGATTATTAACTTGAAAAATCATACAgaataacaacaaaaaagacCAAGAAACCATATAATAGAAGGGAAATCAAAGTGTATTTAAAAAgcaaatagaaaatgaaaagatatgCTTATTGATGTGCTATTAAGCCTAGATCACAAGACAAAGCCATATCAAAGAAAACAAACTGGTACAAAACAAGAACAGGTTCTCCATCACATGGGTTTATAGAAGAAAAGCTGGTCCCTCCTTATTGCGGACCTCCTTTATAAGTATCTATTAGCTCCTTGAGTTTCTCGAATCCCTGCaagttgaaaaaaaagaaacaaagtaaatatttttgtttgttcttcaaaatataactaaaaGTCACTGTGAAGGACTGAGAAGTTATATGTGATGCTTACCATGCGGGTTGTGAATTCTCCGAATGATTCTTTAGTTTCTCTGTCCACTTTCCAGTGATAAAACAATGGCTCGAAGACTTTCTCCAAGTCGTGAACCTTCACCTTATCCATGAAACTCCTCGCTATCTGTGTCTGGTTCGGTGTTCCTCCTAGCCAAACCTGCGGATCCCCACAACAATAGAGAATATGAGGCCTACTTGCTTACTACACTGTTCTCATTATTCACATGAGCTTGTGCTCCAACCATACCTGATAGCTGTTAGGACCATCACCCACTAGACCAAGCTCAGCCATGTACGGTCTTGCACATCCGTTAGGACAACCGGTTACTCTTATCACAACAGACTCCTCGTACTCCAGACCAACCTGATCCAAACAAAGAGTTTTTTTTACATCAAGATCAATTGCT
Above is a window of Brassica napus cultivar Da-Ae chromosome A10, Da-Ae, whole genome shotgun sequence DNA encoding:
- the LOC111201337 gene encoding agamous-like MADS-box protein AGL97: MGGLKRKIPTDKKIERKESKSVAFSKRRKGLFSKTAQLCVLSGAQVAILATPPCSKSNVSFYSFGHSSVDNVVSAFLKDQYPREDHLGSEFWWEDKRLAESEDPKELSEAVDSISRMMQNLKGLRSKALANREDAKKKKKEVVFDQSQTLNFQSAGASSSYIHEDQPENLQGLVKIFKEEDQKVAVSDKNNNNNKDVIQGTHQELDGDQALGFESYLASLCIQDVSPENVEGFVNNSEIATSSDSNNNNNGLLENLDGFDQALNLDDDFFDFEMNSDGFIATNLEMNVASTNGYSCAGSGSEDGAMVMIPSNSSEDNQMVAVSDSTNALPGNLYGCYQEFDIDQIFDFVESTEDLSMNSEVDVASMIASLMEN
- the LOC106433117 gene encoding cytochrome P450 77A4-like, giving the protein MLDLFLFTLLVTVFVYTLTRIIHTSKRVNLPPGPPGWPVVGNLFQFARSGKQFFEYVDEMKKTYGPILTLRMGIRTMIIISDANLAHEALIERGAQFATRPVETPTRKIFSSSDITVHSAMYGPVWRSLRRNMVQNILSSNRLKGFASVRKSAVDKLVERIRSEAGDHEGIVWVLRNARFAAFCILLDMCFGIEMDEESIEKMDRMMTEILIAVDPRIHDYLPVLTPFYSKERKLALELRRKLVEFVVGFIEKRRSAIQNPGSDKTASSFAYLDTLFNLKIDGRETTPSDEDLVTLCSEFLNAGTDTTGTAIEWGIAQLITNPKIQSRLYDEIKSTVGDRTVDEKDLDKMVFLKAFVKEILRRHPPTYFTLTHGVTEPTTLSGYDIPVGANVEFYLPGMSEDPNIWSKPDKFDPDRFITGGEDADLTGVAGVKMMPFGIGRRICPGLGMAIVHVELMVARMVQEFEWSINPPESGVDFAGKLVFAVVMKNPLRAMVKARV
- the LOC106369377 gene encoding 8-amino-7-oxononanoate synthase isoform X1, with the translated sequence MADNSWDKCVEEAVNVLESRQVLRSLRPICISSQKDEEMARSRGDEGDEYEVFDGMRQWDRTSVEVSVSIPTFQKWLHDEPSNGEEGFSGDALGEGGKERFKKLLLFSGNDYLGLSSHPTIANAAASAVQEYGMGPKGSALICGYTNYHRLLESSLAELKKKEDCLVCPTGFAANMAAMVAIGSVASLLAESGKPLENEKVAVFSDALNHASIIDGIRLAERQGNVEVFVYRHCDMYHLNSLLSSCKMKRKVVVTDSLFSMDGDFAPMEELSQLRKKHGFLLAIDDAHGTFVCGENGGGVAEQFNCEADVDLCVGTLSKAAGCHGGFIACSKKWKQLIQSRGRSFIFSTAIPVPMAAAAYAAVVVARKEGWRRKAIWERVKEFEALSGVQISSPIISLVVGNQAKALQGSRYLLKSGFHVMAIRPPTVPPNSCRLRVTLSATHTTEDVKKLITALSSCLEFRNITHIPSSLSPKL
- the LOC106369377 gene encoding 8-amino-7-oxononanoate synthase isoform X2 — encoded protein: MGPKGSALICGYTNYHRLLESSLAELKKKEDCLVCPTGFAANMAAMVAIGSVASLLAESGKPLENEKVAVFSDALNHASIIDGIRLAERQGNVEVFVYRHCDMYHLNSLLSSCKMKRKVVVTDSLFSMDGDFAPMEELSQLRKKHGFLLAIDDAHGTFVCGENGGGVAEQFNCEADVDLCVGTLSKAAGCHGGFIACSKKWKQLIQSRGRSFIFSTAIPVPMAAAAYAAVVVARKEGWRRKAIWERVKEFEALSGVQISSPIISLVVGNQAKALQGSRYLLKSGFHVMAIRPPTVPPNSCRLRVTLSATHTTEDVKKLITALSSCLEFRNITHIPSSLSPKL
- the LOC111201512 gene encoding eEF1A lysine and N-terminal methyltransferase-like, whose translation is MALDVRIFETISPSRFISFTIPNPNSPSHLLRVAVLDSPIQSSDSSPRVAAMLVPKHRETDWIFSTESGHLQLLLNLPEISRLILIGDDPEDLSNSSAADEDERLQQRVKPLVAALSPKTLVKEEVPFLIYEDDVVTRVELERTIGPYVGEMLIEDVEIEIDEVTREFRRRLRFKRTPNLIQSDIKMVRTRGEEFEPQLTELVHPYLPPMVASLSLIGCDLKRRPKALCIGVGGGGLVSFLKLKLGFEVTGVEIDPEVVRIARCYFGLEERFASVHVGDGVEFLKRLDDDGSKFDVLMVDLDSSDPVHGVSAPPVEFVGRDVLVAARAVLVPCGVLVINVIPLSKRFYEELKDVFRRVFAGLYEIDVGNGENKVLIATVSVRDGLNGFTMENLSPVVLKYVDAIQRI
- the LOC106372499 gene encoding uncharacterized RNA-binding protein C1827.05c-like; this encodes MGAKAKKALKKNMKKITASAAASSSSQLAAPQNTKPSADFLPLEGGPARKAPATKTIENKATVLYIGRLPHGFYETEIEAFFTQFGTVKRVRVARNKKTGKSKHFGFIQFEDPEVAEIAAGAMNDYLLLEHMLQVRVIPPEDVKPNLWKGFKCQYKPVDWVQIERKQHNKERTLEEHRKMLNKVVKRDQKRRKRIEAAGIEYQCPELVGNTQPLPKKIKFSED